One window of Lacerta agilis isolate rLacAgi1 chromosome 14, rLacAgi1.pri, whole genome shotgun sequence genomic DNA carries:
- the SALL2 gene encoding sal-like protein 2 isoform X2 — MSRRKQRNPQQLISDCEGSTASENGDTGDETAPLSCPACRTNFKDPSELSAHVDSCCSEQPTCSSAAAATAAAGQDHSSLSSSSSSSSVEVRPESPQSMDVESGTLLSDPTQEAALPRPPPPPPPTLPPSSASVPAGHLNIPLILEELRVLQQRQLHQMQMTEQICRQVLLLGSLGQVGSPTPSSEPAPAASLPPKPPLPVFSIKTEPGRTQASSSPEVPKPAFFHLYHPFPGGARVPKAEQLLAPAFPTATGILAAQCLGAARGLEQATSPGLLRQKNGGGVGGGGGGGVGLESRLEEKPGGRHKCRFCGKVFGSDSALQIHLRSHTGERPYKCNICGNRFTTRGNLKVHFHRHREKYPHVQMNPHPVPEHLDYVLTTSGLPYGMSVPPEKAEPGEETTPPPTAERKALSATESLTLLSGASPSAAAQALPSFNKLVLMKAVEAKGKGDENTPPEREAEGARLQLGKLVGSLPSWALLANHFKAGTAVGPFPYVLEASPSETSKLQQLVEKIDRQGSPSSSSCSAPVTAAQAMAGSSSSSSSSLPASSGPNQCVICLRVLSCPRALQLHYGQHGGERPFKCKVCGRAFSTRGNLRAHFVGHKTSSAARAQNSCPICQKKFTNAVSLQQHVRMHLGGQIPNGALLPETPTPEGATLGEGEKQQQPQQQAPPQDEELSEEEEEVPTDEDSLESGGEKVEGPSSPEQEAPGLTKEGGEAVQAGGEDSGTNAALPSGPGSPQRPMQEGEEKAEGEKAGAGMLQEHEEEQETGGEGPSEKQEGSQAKEGPTLVCGICKQAFPDRAALRKHALAAHHQVNLSGHVWSSNQARRGRRLPLEGPVPVLSGGQVKLQDFLGRDIPAQLVGVGPLSFWNQYTAFLSGGLPTKPAHGGGSGVASSSSSSASNVGTHGLFGSSVTPGKVAPSEAKEKPPVGSLLLLPPPPPPASAPEIIPENQGKGEK, encoded by the exons ATGTCTCGGAGAAAACAGCGGAACCCCCAACAGCTCATCTCCGACTGTGAAGGTTCCACAGCCTCTGAGAACG GAGATACTGGGGACGAGACAGCCCCATTATCCTGCCCCGCGTGCCGTACCAACTTCAAGGATCCCTCCGAGTTGTCCGCTCACGTGGATTCCTGCTGTTCGGAGCAGCCCACCTGTTCCTCTGCGGCGGCAGCTACAGCCGCCGCTGGTCAGGACCACTCCAGCctctcctcctcgtcctcctcttcCTCGGTGGAAGTCCGTCCCGAGAGCCCTCAGAGCATGGACGTCGAATCGGGGACGCTGCTGTCCGACCCAACCCAAGAAGCGGCCCTTCCCCGgccccctcccccgcctcccccAACACTGCCCCCCTCGTCCGCCTCCGTCCCCGCCGGGCACCTCAACATCCCCCTCATCTTGGAAGAGCTCAGGGTCCTGCAGCAACGCCAGCTGCACCAAATGCAGATGACTGAGCAGATCTGCCGCCAGGTGCTGCTGCTAGGGTCCCTGGGGCAGGTGGGCTCCCCGACCCCTTCCTCCGAGCCAGCCCCAGCAGCATCTCTCCCTCCCAAGCCCCCCTTGCCGGTCTTCTCCATCAAAACAGAGCCAGGGAGGACCCAGGCGTCCAGCTCCCCTGAGGTCCCCAAGCCCGCTTTCTTCCACCTCTACCACCCTTTCCCCGGAGGCGCCCGAGTGCCCAAAGCCGAGCAGCTCCTGGCTCCGGCCTTTCCCACAGCTACGGGCATCCTGGCTGCCCAGTGTTTGGGTGCCGCCCGGGGTTTGGAGCAGGCGACGTCTCCGGGGCTCCTGCGGCAGAAGAACGggggaggagtggggggaggaggaggaggaggagtagggcTAGAAAGCAGGCTGGAGGAGAAGCCCGGAGGGCGCCACAAATGCCGCTTCTGCGGCAAGGTCTTTGGCAGCGACAGCGCCCTGCAGATCCACCTGCGCTCCCATACAGGCGAGCGCCCTTACAAGTGCAACATCTGCGGCAACCGCTTCACCACCCGCGGCAACCTCAAGGTGCACTTCCACCGCCACCGGGAGAAATACCCCCACGTCCAGATGAACCCCCATCCCGTCCCCGAGCACCTGGACTACGTCCTCACCACCTCGGGGCTACCTTACGGCATGTCGGTGCCACCCGAGAAGGCCGAGCCCGGAGAGGAAACCACCCCTCCGCCCACCGCTGAACGGAAGGCCCTGAGTGCCACTGAGAGCCTCACCCTGCTGTCTGGGGCTTCGCCGTCGGCAGCAGCCCAGGCCTTGCCCAGCTTCAACAAGCTGGTTCTGATGAAGGCAGTGGAGGCAAAAGGGAAGGGGGACGAGAACACCCCGCCAGAAAGGGAGGCGGAGGGTGCCCGGCTTCAGCTGGGGAAGCTGGTGGGATCGCTGCCCAGCTGGGCCTTGCTAGCCAATCACTTCAAGGCGGGCACAGCGGTGGGGCCTTTCCCCTACGTGCTAGAAGCGTCCCCCTCGGAGACTTCCAAGCTCCAGCAGCTGGTGGAGAAGATTGACCGCCAGGGGTCTCCGTCGTCGTCTTCTTGCTCTGCTCCCGTCACAGCTGCCCAAGCTATGGccgggtcctcctcctcctcctcctcttccctgcccgCTTCTTCGGGGCCCAACCAGTGTGTGATCTGCTTGCGGGTCCTGAGCTGCCCTCGAGCCCTGCAGCTCCACTACGGGCAGCACGGAGGGGAGAGGCCTTTCAAGTGCAAGGTGTGCGGGCGTGCCTTCTCCACCCGGGGGAACCTGCGCGCTCACTTTGTGGGCCACAAAACTAGCTCGGCCGCCCGGGCCCAGAACTCTTGCCCCATCTGCCAGAAGAAGTTCACCAACGCTGTTAGCCTCCAGCAGCACGTCCGCATGCACCTGGGCGGGCAGATCCCCAACGGGGCGCTCCTCCCTGAGACCCCGACTCCGGAAGGGGCCACCTTGGGGGAAggcgagaagcagcagcaaccgcAGCAACAGGCCCCTCCGCAAGACGAGGAACtgtcggaggaggaggaagaagtaccCACCgatgaagactccctggaaagtgGAGGGGAAAAGGTCGAGGGGCCCTCCAGCCCGGAACAGGAAGCTCCGGGCCTCACCAAGGAAGGGGGAGAAGCGGTgcaggcaggaggggaagacagTGGCACCAATGCTGCCTTGCCATCAGGGCCCGGAAGCCCTCAGCGGCCCATGcaggaaggggaagagaaggcGGAGGGGGAAAAGGCAGGAGCGGGAATGCTGCAAGAACACGAGGAGGAACAAGAAACAGGCGGGGAAGGCCCATCGGAGAAGCAAGAGGGCAGTCAAGCCAAAGAGGGGCCGACGCTTGTTTGTGGGATTTGCAAGCAGGCCTTCCCCGACAGGGCCGCATTGCGCAAACATGCACTGGCTGCCCACCACCAG GTTAATCTCAGCGGCCACGTGTGGAGCAGCAACCAGGCCCGGCGAGGGAGGCGCTTGCCCCTAGAAGGCCCCGTGCCAGTGCTGTCAGGGGGCCAGGTCAAGCTCCAGGACTTCCTGGGGCGCGACATCCCGGCCCAGCTCGTGGGGGTGGGACCCCTCTCTTTCTGGAACCAGTACACAGCCTTCCTTTCTGGAGGCCTCCCGACCAAGCCAGCTCACGGTGGGGGTAGCGGTgtcgcttcctcctcctcttcttcggcATCCAACGTGGGCACCCACGGCCTCTTCGGATCCAGCGTCACCCCTGGGAAGGTGGCCCCCAGCGAGGCCAAGGAGAAGCCCCCGGTGgggtctctgctgctgcttcctcctccgccgccgccagccTCAGCCCCGGAGATCATCCCCGAGAAccaagggaagggggagaagtaA
- the LOC117057347 gene encoding olfactory receptor 1509-like, producing the protein MDSLNHTTVTHFVFLGLTGNQRQLELALFAIFSIIYLLILAGNFLIMVTVVCDRCLHTPMYFFLGNLSFIDICHSSVTAPKMLHDFLFARKTITFGGCIAQLFFLHLSACAEIFLLTIMAYDRYVAICHPLQYMSIMSLKVCVWLVGALWVGAMVHSLVQTVLTIRLPYCGPNVIDSFFCDVPPVIKLACTDTYLTGLLIVSNSGMISLVCFLALLASYAIILVSLRGRTAEGRRKALSTCAAHLLVVVLFLGPCLVLYTRPASNFSMEKVVAVFYTVVTPVLNPVIYTLRNEEVKRAMKKLRDRKVFFLRK; encoded by the coding sequence ATGGATAGTCTAAACCACACCACAGTGACCCATTTTGTGTTCTTGGGGTTGACTGGCAACCAACGGCAACTTGAGCTGGCTTTATTTGCCATCTTCTCTATCATCTACCTGCTCATCCTAGCAGGTAACTTCCTCATCATGGTGACCGTGGTTTGCGACCGGTGTCTCCAcacccccatgtacttcttcctgggAAACCTCTCTTTCATCGACATCTGCCATTCCTCCGTCACTGCGCCAAAGATGCTCCACGACTTCCTGTTTGCCCGGAAGACCATCACCTTTGGCGGCTGCATAGCCCAGCTCTTCTTCCTCCACCTCAGCGCCTGTGCCGAGATCTTCCTCCTCACCATCATGGCCTACGACCGCTATGTTGCCATCTGCCACCCGCTGCAGTACATGTCCATCATGAGCCTGAAGGTCTGCGTCTGGTTGGTGGGCGCCCTGTGGGTGGGAGCCATGGTCCATTCCCTGGTGCAGACTGTCCTCACCATCCGCCTCCCGTATTGCGGCCCTAACGTCATTGACAGCTTTTTCTGCGATGTACCCCCGGTCATCAAGTTGGCTTGCACTGACACTTACTTGACAGGGCTACTGATTGTGTCCAATAGCGGCATGATCTCCTTGGTTTGTTTCCTGGCCCTCCTGGCTTCCTATGCCATCATCCTGGTCTCGCTAAGAGGGAGGACCGCCGAGGGGAGGCGCAAGGCCCTCTCCACCTGTGCCGCCCACCTCCTTGTCGTGGTGCTGTTCCTGGGGCCTTGCCTCGTCCTTTACACCCGCCCTGCCTCGAACTTTTCCATGGAGAAAGTGGTGGCTGTCTTCTACACCGTGGTGACTCCCGTGCTCAACCCGGTCATCTACACGCTGAGGAACGAAGAGGTGAAGCGCGCCATGAAGAAACTCAGGGACCGGAAGGTCTTCTTTTTGAGGAAATGA
- the SALL2 gene encoding sal-like protein 2 isoform X1 yields the protein MSVSRAHGEQQQQPEEVAASGDGAAGAGGDCRMGEAAGDTGDETAPLSCPACRTNFKDPSELSAHVDSCCSEQPTCSSAAAATAAAGQDHSSLSSSSSSSSVEVRPESPQSMDVESGTLLSDPTQEAALPRPPPPPPPTLPPSSASVPAGHLNIPLILEELRVLQQRQLHQMQMTEQICRQVLLLGSLGQVGSPTPSSEPAPAASLPPKPPLPVFSIKTEPGRTQASSSPEVPKPAFFHLYHPFPGGARVPKAEQLLAPAFPTATGILAAQCLGAARGLEQATSPGLLRQKNGGGVGGGGGGGVGLESRLEEKPGGRHKCRFCGKVFGSDSALQIHLRSHTGERPYKCNICGNRFTTRGNLKVHFHRHREKYPHVQMNPHPVPEHLDYVLTTSGLPYGMSVPPEKAEPGEETTPPPTAERKALSATESLTLLSGASPSAAAQALPSFNKLVLMKAVEAKGKGDENTPPEREAEGARLQLGKLVGSLPSWALLANHFKAGTAVGPFPYVLEASPSETSKLQQLVEKIDRQGSPSSSSCSAPVTAAQAMAGSSSSSSSSLPASSGPNQCVICLRVLSCPRALQLHYGQHGGERPFKCKVCGRAFSTRGNLRAHFVGHKTSSAARAQNSCPICQKKFTNAVSLQQHVRMHLGGQIPNGALLPETPTPEGATLGEGEKQQQPQQQAPPQDEELSEEEEEVPTDEDSLESGGEKVEGPSSPEQEAPGLTKEGGEAVQAGGEDSGTNAALPSGPGSPQRPMQEGEEKAEGEKAGAGMLQEHEEEQETGGEGPSEKQEGSQAKEGPTLVCGICKQAFPDRAALRKHALAAHHQVNLSGHVWSSNQARRGRRLPLEGPVPVLSGGQVKLQDFLGRDIPAQLVGVGPLSFWNQYTAFLSGGLPTKPAHGGGSGVASSSSSSASNVGTHGLFGSSVTPGKVAPSEAKEKPPVGSLLLLPPPPPPASAPEIIPENQGKGEK from the exons ATGAGCGTCTCCCGAGCGCacggagagcagcagcagcagccggaggAGGTGGCGGCGTCGGGCGACGGAGCCGCTGGCGCCGGTGGCGACTGCAGGATGGGCGAGGCCGCAG GAGATACTGGGGACGAGACAGCCCCATTATCCTGCCCCGCGTGCCGTACCAACTTCAAGGATCCCTCCGAGTTGTCCGCTCACGTGGATTCCTGCTGTTCGGAGCAGCCCACCTGTTCCTCTGCGGCGGCAGCTACAGCCGCCGCTGGTCAGGACCACTCCAGCctctcctcctcgtcctcctcttcCTCGGTGGAAGTCCGTCCCGAGAGCCCTCAGAGCATGGACGTCGAATCGGGGACGCTGCTGTCCGACCCAACCCAAGAAGCGGCCCTTCCCCGgccccctcccccgcctcccccAACACTGCCCCCCTCGTCCGCCTCCGTCCCCGCCGGGCACCTCAACATCCCCCTCATCTTGGAAGAGCTCAGGGTCCTGCAGCAACGCCAGCTGCACCAAATGCAGATGACTGAGCAGATCTGCCGCCAGGTGCTGCTGCTAGGGTCCCTGGGGCAGGTGGGCTCCCCGACCCCTTCCTCCGAGCCAGCCCCAGCAGCATCTCTCCCTCCCAAGCCCCCCTTGCCGGTCTTCTCCATCAAAACAGAGCCAGGGAGGACCCAGGCGTCCAGCTCCCCTGAGGTCCCCAAGCCCGCTTTCTTCCACCTCTACCACCCTTTCCCCGGAGGCGCCCGAGTGCCCAAAGCCGAGCAGCTCCTGGCTCCGGCCTTTCCCACAGCTACGGGCATCCTGGCTGCCCAGTGTTTGGGTGCCGCCCGGGGTTTGGAGCAGGCGACGTCTCCGGGGCTCCTGCGGCAGAAGAACGggggaggagtggggggaggaggaggaggaggagtagggcTAGAAAGCAGGCTGGAGGAGAAGCCCGGAGGGCGCCACAAATGCCGCTTCTGCGGCAAGGTCTTTGGCAGCGACAGCGCCCTGCAGATCCACCTGCGCTCCCATACAGGCGAGCGCCCTTACAAGTGCAACATCTGCGGCAACCGCTTCACCACCCGCGGCAACCTCAAGGTGCACTTCCACCGCCACCGGGAGAAATACCCCCACGTCCAGATGAACCCCCATCCCGTCCCCGAGCACCTGGACTACGTCCTCACCACCTCGGGGCTACCTTACGGCATGTCGGTGCCACCCGAGAAGGCCGAGCCCGGAGAGGAAACCACCCCTCCGCCCACCGCTGAACGGAAGGCCCTGAGTGCCACTGAGAGCCTCACCCTGCTGTCTGGGGCTTCGCCGTCGGCAGCAGCCCAGGCCTTGCCCAGCTTCAACAAGCTGGTTCTGATGAAGGCAGTGGAGGCAAAAGGGAAGGGGGACGAGAACACCCCGCCAGAAAGGGAGGCGGAGGGTGCCCGGCTTCAGCTGGGGAAGCTGGTGGGATCGCTGCCCAGCTGGGCCTTGCTAGCCAATCACTTCAAGGCGGGCACAGCGGTGGGGCCTTTCCCCTACGTGCTAGAAGCGTCCCCCTCGGAGACTTCCAAGCTCCAGCAGCTGGTGGAGAAGATTGACCGCCAGGGGTCTCCGTCGTCGTCTTCTTGCTCTGCTCCCGTCACAGCTGCCCAAGCTATGGccgggtcctcctcctcctcctcctcttccctgcccgCTTCTTCGGGGCCCAACCAGTGTGTGATCTGCTTGCGGGTCCTGAGCTGCCCTCGAGCCCTGCAGCTCCACTACGGGCAGCACGGAGGGGAGAGGCCTTTCAAGTGCAAGGTGTGCGGGCGTGCCTTCTCCACCCGGGGGAACCTGCGCGCTCACTTTGTGGGCCACAAAACTAGCTCGGCCGCCCGGGCCCAGAACTCTTGCCCCATCTGCCAGAAGAAGTTCACCAACGCTGTTAGCCTCCAGCAGCACGTCCGCATGCACCTGGGCGGGCAGATCCCCAACGGGGCGCTCCTCCCTGAGACCCCGACTCCGGAAGGGGCCACCTTGGGGGAAggcgagaagcagcagcaaccgcAGCAACAGGCCCCTCCGCAAGACGAGGAACtgtcggaggaggaggaagaagtaccCACCgatgaagactccctggaaagtgGAGGGGAAAAGGTCGAGGGGCCCTCCAGCCCGGAACAGGAAGCTCCGGGCCTCACCAAGGAAGGGGGAGAAGCGGTgcaggcaggaggggaagacagTGGCACCAATGCTGCCTTGCCATCAGGGCCCGGAAGCCCTCAGCGGCCCATGcaggaaggggaagagaaggcGGAGGGGGAAAAGGCAGGAGCGGGAATGCTGCAAGAACACGAGGAGGAACAAGAAACAGGCGGGGAAGGCCCATCGGAGAAGCAAGAGGGCAGTCAAGCCAAAGAGGGGCCGACGCTTGTTTGTGGGATTTGCAAGCAGGCCTTCCCCGACAGGGCCGCATTGCGCAAACATGCACTGGCTGCCCACCACCAG GTTAATCTCAGCGGCCACGTGTGGAGCAGCAACCAGGCCCGGCGAGGGAGGCGCTTGCCCCTAGAAGGCCCCGTGCCAGTGCTGTCAGGGGGCCAGGTCAAGCTCCAGGACTTCCTGGGGCGCGACATCCCGGCCCAGCTCGTGGGGGTGGGACCCCTCTCTTTCTGGAACCAGTACACAGCCTTCCTTTCTGGAGGCCTCCCGACCAAGCCAGCTCACGGTGGGGGTAGCGGTgtcgcttcctcctcctcttcttcggcATCCAACGTGGGCACCCACGGCCTCTTCGGATCCAGCGTCACCCCTGGGAAGGTGGCCCCCAGCGAGGCCAAGGAGAAGCCCCCGGTGgggtctctgctgctgcttcctcctccgccgccgccagccTCAGCCCCGGAGATCATCCCCGAGAAccaagggaagggggagaagtaA